Proteins encoded by one window of Maniola hyperantus chromosome 10, iAphHyp1.2, whole genome shotgun sequence:
- the LOC138402875 gene encoding uncharacterized protein: MASIAALDIFEEPDRIFNGDETGFSLCPKSGKVLGPRGYKNVYVIKQNNEKENITVLVVFTASGKLCPPLVIFPYVRPPKAIIDNMPESWVLGRSESGWMKSEVFYEYVCNDLNDWIAKSGIKKPVILFIDGHKSHMTYSLSEFCDQNGIILYALPANTTHMLQPADVSVFRPLKQKWKNTVRNWQVRPENINKTITKLNFCEILKETFTLIDSDETIKNGFRKCGLYPLNENNVDYTKCVKDLQKLISPTSNRAKTVYARDFDAALKVISLIQTDLASRNIEVTPILEEIEKARAKFIENRRSKSKTPRTSATSNQSSSILEDLVTETNCAVTPDNLNFDKPGIVPQTTACSSLNNPSNFSSNIDIFTLQAPSCNPNIDTITPPAPASCSSPNINILTTELITDAANISLPRPGSYISLDDISVLPFSELEISQTQNDMSFDDIFEKHLHFPEPPAPKDKKIGPKLPSAISSKAWRAYYQKKDQDKENLEMEKKTKATIKSRRKR; this comes from the coding sequence ATGGCGTCTATTGCTGCTTTGGACATATTTGAAGAACCAGACAGGATATTTAACGGAGATGAAACCGGATTCTCTCTGTGCCCAAAGAGTGGTAAAGTTTTGGGACCTAGAGGATACAAAAACGTATatgtaattaaacaaaataatgaaaaagaaaatatcACTGTATTGGTGGTATTTACAGCAAGTGGTAAATTATGCCCACCCCTTGTAATATTCCCCTACGTAAGACCTCCTAAGGCTATCATTGATAATATGCCAGAATCATGGGTACTTGGACGTTCCGAAAGCGGTTGGATGAAGAGCGAAGTCTTCTATGAATATGTATGTAATGATTTGAATGATTGGATAGCCAAAAGCGGTATCAAAAAGCCTGTGATTCTATTTATAGACGGGCACAAGTCTCATATGACATACTCATTGAGTGAGTTTTGTGACCaaaatggcataatattatatgcctTACCAGCTAACACAACGCATATGCTTCAGCCGGCTGACGTAAGCGTGTTTAGGCCGCTGAAGCAAAAGTGGAAAAATACTGTAAGGAATTGGCAGGTTCGCCCTGAGAACATTAACAAAACCAttactaaacttaatttttgtgAAATTCTTAAAGAGACTTTCACTTTAATTGACTCGGACGAGACCATCAAAAATGGGTTTCGAAAATGTGGGTTGTACCCCTTAAATGAAAAtaacgtagactacacaaaatgTGTCAAGGACTTACAGAAACTAATAAGTCCAACATCAAATAGAGCAAAAACGGTGTATGCAAGAGATTTCGATGCAGCCTTGAAGGTTATATCATTAATCCAGACAGACTTGGCCAGTCGAAATATTGAAGTAACGCCTATTCTGGAAGAAATTGAGAAGGCTAGAGCAAAATTCATCGAAAATCGCCGTTCCAAGTCAAAGACGCCTCGAACATCTGCAACTTCTAATCAGAGTTCGAGCATACTTGAAGACCTCGTGACTGAAACGAACTGTGCAGTTACTCCAGACAATTTAAACTTTGATAAGCCTGGAATCGTGCCACAAACTACTGCTTGTTCCAGCCTGAATAATCCCTCTAATTTCAGctcaaatattgatatttttacacTACAAGCTCCAAGTTGCAACCCAAATATTGACACTATTACGCCACCAGCTCCTGCTTCATGTTCAAGCCCGAATATCAACATTTTGACCACAGAACTAATTACTGATGCTGCAAATATAAGTTTACCTCGACCTGGCTCATATATATCTTTAGACGATATATCGGTTTTGCCATTTTCTGAACTCGAAATATCACAAACACAAAATGACATGTCTTTTGATGATATCTTCGAAAAACATTTACATTTTCCGGAGCCACCAGCACCAAAAGATAAAAAGATTGGACCTAAATTACCTAGTGCAATTTCTTCTAAAGCTTGGAGAGCTTATTACCAAAAAAAAGACCAAGAtaaagaaaatttagaaatggaaaaaaaaacaaaagcgaCAATTAAAAGCAGAAGAAAAAGATAG